The following proteins are co-located in the candidate division KSB1 bacterium genome:
- a CDS encoding PAS domain S-box protein, producing the protein MARTTQMEDAKRILVVEDESLVAADLSRLLERLGHRVVGHAASGKAALKAVEAERPDLVLMDIGLKGELDGIQTASEVYSRFGVPVVFLTAHSDEATLQRAKQAQPFGYILKPFEEREVLATVEMALHRHRLEQVLRESEQRFRAVVDSASEAVIIADEKGDILFCNQAAMRVFGYTTAELVGRSLTVLMPERFRERFRGLFQEEARKERVLFEGRTCESVGLRKDGTEFPAEHSLASWCVGDRTFYSATIRDLSERKETQETIRHKEIMLNNIIDSTRDAMIVVDRQGKVKIFNPAAEALFGYSKDQMLERKIDLLFGPDCVQLVKQCFAGKEPAGPDQVLEMEAKGKDKLLPVELSLSKVALNGKSLVVMHLRDITRRKEAEKQLRQSEERYRQLSENLPVVVYSCLPDEALRFLFISGKVEELTGHAPGEFVGDAGLWWRLIDPEDRSKVRDQRALPGDTGQNGFQIEYRIVRKDGTTRWVREMAVPVRDPEGRVVTVSGFIEDISERRWAAERLRRVNRALRVLREANKVRLGARDEQELLQRTCEVLVREGNYRLAWIGVAEHTRGKPVRPVAQAGFEQGYLEGLRITWADRPRGRGPTGTAIRTGAPVVCTDIATDPRFASWREEALRCGYGSSAAIPIMVEGKVFGALNVYAQEADAFDAQEIELLNELAADIGASVATLRATARREELARERKDYEERYRALSVGNVHPAAIMEGSGEALQANLAATAMLGGNGHLTRDRRTQRDASKDREKSEHKRTPEGHARVKGQEKTVKYHTARATWAGKRLLVGVGTDLTEAKGEKELRETAEHHYRVLVENAHEAIVVVQEHLIVYANARISTITGWGPEELVGSALERFVHPEDRQSIMAQYEKRMQGEKTPGFGVTRVLAKDGKTHWVEFNAVNFAWEGRPALLLFITDVTERHQAEQALLQERDLLYALMDNVPDYVFFKDKNSRFVRLNKAFAAALGLKHPREAIGKTDFDFFPPEDAQRFFEDEQRALRTGRPMVGQVERTITPDGRVTYRSKTKVPIRDRDGNVVGLVGVSRDVTDLVQKEKALAESEEKYRSLADRLRDGIVVIQDGVVRYANPALAAMWGGTAEELLGRPMAEFVPPEELPRLVERYERRMRGEEVSSLCETVLVDRSGGRHEVELNAGLVNYEGRPADLVVVRSIAERRKAERALRESEERYRYISQMISDYAYSFRVEPDGTMTGEWLTDSFTRIFGYTMDEIDARGGWRSMLHPEDVPAALAHARKVQQGEADTAEFRFLTKDGQVRWLRDYAIPVFDPAAGRITRIYGAAQDITEQRKVSEALQKSEERFRRLAENAQDIIYRYEFVPKPGFTYVSPAATAITGYTPEEHYADPQLGLRLVHPEDRPILEKYFQGQVDSTPVVLRWVRKDGRIIWTEQRNVAIRDEQGNLIAIEGIARDITRRKIAEQKLRESEARYNAFVNATSDMVFLKDQEFRYLMVNAAMAAFYGLPAEEVVGKTDFELMPEGPAQRCRETDLEALARGCPVTNEEVVGDRIFETTKFPVVAAGKRAVGGIIRDVTERKRHEQQLQQALSLLQATLEATADGILVVDHHGKVQSYNRKFQEMWRIPEELLSTRDDDALLAYVLGQLKEPERFLTKVRELYSNPEAESYDVLEFKDGRVFERYSRPQRVGETAVGRVWSFRDVTERVQAEQRLRDQEAQVRALVDAALDGVVMLDQEGNVTLWNKAAAHIFGYGAEEIVGRNLHAVLVPDELRAAHDAAFARFRATGQGAAIGKTLELNALRKDGSQFPIELSLSAVQFKGAWHAIGIVRDISERKAMEARLRESEERYRALFDRSMDCVFLHDFEGKFLDANPATLKLFGYKEEEVQSLAFQDVLDPQQLPLALQTLDELVKTGQQCATTEFRVRRKDGTYVDVETTSSVIVRDGKPYAVQGIARDVTERKRLEEELRWGYQSLAALNELLSLSLSQVPLDTLLEWALQRVTQVQLLSVEARGAIFLAEPGEQVLRLRAQVGMAPPVLAACARVPFGRCLCGRAAKEATLITADRVDERHEVSYEGITHHGHCCLPIKSGGRVLGILNLYLQEGLALEPRQVEFLQAVADVLAGIVDRRRAEEQIKQALEEKTVLLKEIHHRVKNNMQVISSMLRLQAGYLSDAQALEALNECQNRVKTMALIHEKLYQSKNLAMIDFGEYLHSLAGQVVRSYGQRAAEVQTRVEVEDIFLAVDTGIPCGLIVNELLSNALKHAFPDGKGTVVVSMSRSNGQYVMSVADDGVGFPKKIDFRNTDSLGLQLVNTLVGQLEGNLELISNGRGTEFRITFAAHDH; encoded by the coding sequence ATGGCGAGGACAACACAAATGGAAGATGCCAAGCGCATTCTGGTGGTCGAAGACGAGAGTCTGGTGGCAGCTGACTTGTCCAGGCTGTTAGAAAGGCTTGGCCACCGGGTGGTGGGACATGCCGCCTCGGGTAAGGCGGCGTTAAAGGCAGTGGAAGCGGAACGGCCCGACCTTGTACTCATGGACATCGGACTGAAGGGCGAGCTGGACGGCATCCAGACCGCCAGCGAAGTCTACTCCCGTTTCGGTGTGCCGGTGGTGTTTCTGACCGCGCACTCGGACGAAGCTACGCTCCAAAGGGCCAAACAGGCGCAGCCCTTCGGCTACATCCTCAAGCCCTTTGAGGAGCGCGAGGTGCTTGCGACCGTGGAGATGGCCCTGCACCGCCACCGGCTGGAACAGGTCCTGCGCGAGAGCGAGCAACGGTTTCGCGCGGTTGTAGATAGCGCCAGCGAGGCCGTCATCATCGCCGACGAGAAAGGAGATATCCTCTTCTGTAACCAGGCGGCGATGCGGGTGTTTGGCTACACGACCGCCGAGCTAGTGGGCAGGTCTCTCACCGTCTTGATGCCGGAGCGTTTCCGAGAACGCTTCAGAGGCCTCTTTCAGGAAGAGGCGCGCAAAGAGCGGGTGCTCTTCGAGGGGCGTACATGCGAGTCCGTGGGGTTGCGCAAAGATGGCACCGAGTTTCCGGCTGAACACTCGCTAGCCTCCTGGTGCGTGGGCGATCGTACTTTCTACAGCGCCACCATCCGTGACCTGAGCGAGCGCAAAGAAACTCAGGAGACCATTCGGCACAAGGAGATCATGCTCAACAACATCATCGATTCCACCCGCGATGCGATGATTGTCGTCGACCGCCAGGGCAAGGTGAAGATCTTCAACCCCGCGGCGGAGGCGCTATTCGGTTACAGCAAGGACCAGATGCTCGAGCGCAAAATCGATCTGCTTTTCGGTCCGGACTGCGTGCAATTGGTGAAACAATGCTTTGCCGGGAAGGAGCCTGCAGGGCCCGATCAAGTGTTAGAGATGGAGGCCAAGGGCAAGGACAAGCTCCTACCGGTAGAGCTGTCACTGTCCAAAGTCGCGCTCAACGGCAAAAGCCTGGTGGTGATGCACCTCCGCGACATTACTCGTCGCAAGGAAGCAGAAAAGCAATTGCGCCAGAGCGAGGAGCGCTACCGGCAACTGAGCGAGAACCTCCCGGTGGTCGTCTACAGCTGCCTGCCGGACGAAGCGCTGCGCTTCCTTTTCATCTCGGGCAAGGTCGAAGAGCTGACCGGCCACGCCCCCGGGGAGTTTGTTGGCGATGCGGGGCTGTGGTGGCGCCTGATCGACCCTGAGGATCGGAGCAAGGTGCGGGACCAGCGCGCATTGCCTGGCGATACCGGGCAGAATGGGTTTCAGATCGAGTACCGCATTGTCAGAAAAGACGGCACCACCAGGTGGGTGCGCGAGATGGCAGTGCCGGTGCGAGACCCCGAGGGCCGGGTAGTGACGGTGAGCGGCTTCATTGAGGACATCAGCGAACGCCGGTGGGCGGCGGAGCGTCTGCGGCGGGTGAATCGCGCCCTGCGCGTGCTGCGTGAGGCGAACAAAGTGCGCTTGGGCGCGCGGGACGAGCAGGAACTCTTGCAGCGCACCTGCGAGGTCCTGGTCAGAGAGGGGAACTACCGGCTGGCCTGGATTGGGGTAGCCGAACACACGCGCGGTAAACCAGTGCGGCCGGTGGCGCAAGCCGGATTCGAGCAAGGGTACCTGGAAGGGCTGCGTATCACCTGGGCGGACAGGCCGCGCGGACGGGGACCTACCGGTACGGCTATTCGCACCGGCGCACCGGTGGTGTGTACCGACATCGCCACTGACCCGCGTTTTGCCTCCTGGCGCGAAGAAGCGTTACGCTGCGGCTATGGCTCCTCCGCCGCCATCCCCATCATGGTCGAAGGCAAAGTGTTCGGCGCCCTCAACGTGTATGCACAAGAGGCCGATGCCTTCGATGCTCAGGAGATCGAATTGCTCAATGAACTAGCGGCGGACATCGGGGCCTCTGTCGCCACACTCCGCGCCACCGCGAGGCGTGAAGAGCTCGCGAGGGAACGAAAGGACTATGAGGAGCGCTACCGTGCCCTGTCTGTGGGGAATGTCCACCCCGCGGCGATAATGGAGGGCTCAGGCGAAGCACTGCAAGCCAACCTTGCTGCTACGGCTATGTTGGGCGGCAATGGGCATCTTACTCGGGACAGGCGGACGCAGCGAGATGCGAGTAAAGACCGCGAGAAAAGCGAGCACAAGAGGACACCTGAGGGGCACGCACGTGTGAAAGGCCAAGAGAAGACGGTCAAATATCACACCGCCCGGGCTACTTGGGCAGGCAAGCGGCTCCTGGTCGGCGTGGGTACGGATCTGACCGAAGCGAAAGGGGAGAAAGAGCTCCGTGAGACGGCGGAGCACCACTATCGGGTTCTCGTGGAGAACGCGCACGAGGCCATCGTCGTGGTGCAGGAACACCTCATTGTCTATGCCAACGCGCGCATCAGCACCATCACCGGGTGGGGTCCGGAAGAGCTGGTGGGTTCGGCGTTGGAGCGGTTCGTCCACCCTGAGGACCGCCAGTCGATCATGGCGCAATATGAGAAGCGCATGCAGGGAGAGAAGACGCCTGGGTTCGGAGTGACGCGCGTGTTGGCCAAAGACGGCAAGACACACTGGGTGGAGTTCAACGCGGTGAACTTTGCCTGGGAAGGGCGCCCGGCCCTGCTGCTTTTCATCACCGATGTCACCGAGCGTCATCAGGCTGAGCAAGCGCTCCTCCAGGAGCGTGATTTGCTCTACGCGCTCATGGACAACGTGCCAGACTATGTATTTTTTAAGGATAAGAACTCGCGCTTTGTCCGCCTGAACAAGGCCTTTGCAGCAGCCCTAGGCCTCAAACACCCGCGCGAGGCCATAGGTAAGACCGATTTTGACTTTTTCCCACCCGAGGATGCGCAACGTTTCTTCGAGGACGAGCAGCGGGCCCTGCGTACGGGTCGGCCCATGGTCGGGCAAGTAGAGCGGACCATCACGCCTGACGGCCGGGTGACGTATCGCTCCAAGACCAAGGTGCCCATTCGTGACCGGGATGGGAACGTGGTCGGCTTGGTAGGTGTTTCGCGCGACGTGACCGACTTGGTGCAGAAGGAAAAGGCCCTGGCCGAGAGTGAGGAAAAATACCGAAGTCTTGCGGACCGCCTGCGCGACGGGATTGTGGTCATTCAGGATGGGGTCGTGCGCTACGCCAACCCCGCTCTTGCAGCCATGTGGGGTGGAACAGCAGAGGAGCTCTTGGGCAGGCCCATGGCCGAATTTGTGCCGCCAGAGGAGCTGCCCCGCCTTGTGGAGCGTTACGAGCGACGCATGCGCGGCGAAGAGGTTTCTTCGCTTTGCGAGACGGTACTGGTGGATCGGTCAGGGGGCCGGCATGAGGTGGAGCTGAACGCCGGACTCGTCAACTACGAGGGCAGGCCGGCCGACCTGGTGGTGGTGCGCAGCATTGCAGAGCGACGCAAGGCGGAAAGGGCCCTGCGCGAGAGCGAGGAGCGCTACCGGTACATTTCGCAGATGATCTCCGACTACGCCTACTCCTTCCGTGTGGAGCCTGATGGCACTATGACCGGGGAATGGCTCACTGACTCATTCACTCGCATCTTCGGCTATACCATGGACGAGATCGATGCGCGGGGAGGGTGGCGTTCCATGCTGCACCCGGAGGACGTTCCTGCCGCCTTGGCACACGCGCGCAAGGTCCAGCAGGGCGAAGCGGATACCGCTGAATTTCGCTTCTTGACCAAAGACGGGCAGGTGCGGTGGCTGCGCGACTATGCCATACCCGTGTTCGACCCCGCGGCCGGCCGTATCACGCGCATCTATGGGGCAGCACAAGATATCACTGAGCAGCGGAAGGTTTCTGAGGCGCTGCAAAAGAGCGAGGAGCGCTTCCGCCGCCTGGCCGAAAACGCGCAGGACATCATCTATCGCTACGAGTTTGTCCCCAAGCCGGGCTTCACGTACGTCAGCCCGGCCGCAACTGCCATCACGGGCTATACGCCAGAAGAACACTACGCCGACCCCCAGCTTGGGCTGCGCCTGGTGCATCCGGAGGATCGCCCCATCCTGGAGAAGTATTTCCAAGGCCAGGTGGACAGCACGCCCGTTGTGCTGCGGTGGGTGCGAAAGGACGGCCGCATCATCTGGACCGAGCAGCGCAATGTGGCCATCCGCGATGAGCAGGGGAACTTAATTGCCATAGAGGGGATCGCGCGGGACATCACGAGACGCAAGATCGCCGAGCAGAAGCTGCGCGAGAGCGAGGCACGGTATAACGCCTTCGTCAACGCCACCAGCGACATGGTGTTCCTGAAGGACCAAGAGTTCCGCTACCTAATGGTGAACGCAGCCATGGCCGCGTTCTATGGGCTGCCAGCGGAAGAGGTGGTGGGCAAGACGGATTTTGAGCTGATGCCGGAAGGTCCCGCGCAACGCTGCCGAGAGACCGACCTTGAGGCCTTGGCGCGCGGATGCCCCGTGACCAATGAGGAGGTGGTGGGGGACAGAATTTTCGAGACCACCAAGTTTCCGGTGGTGGCTGCTGGGAAGCGGGCGGTTGGGGGCATCATCCGTGACGTTACCGAACGGAAGCGCCATGAGCAACAGCTCCAGCAGGCCCTCTCGCTGCTGCAGGCGACGCTCGAGGCAACCGCCGATGGCATTTTGGTGGTCGACCATCACGGAAAGGTGCAGAGCTACAACCGCAAGTTCCAGGAGATGTGGCGCATCCCTGAGGAGCTGCTAAGCACACGTGACGATGACGCCCTCCTGGCATACGTGTTGGGTCAACTCAAAGAGCCCGAGCGGTTCCTGACCAAGGTACGGGAGCTGTATAGCAACCCGGAGGCAGAAAGCTACGACGTGCTCGAGTTCAAGGACGGACGGGTCTTTGAGCGTTACTCGCGGCCGCAACGAGTGGGCGAGACAGCAGTGGGCCGCGTGTGGAGCTTCCGGGATGTGACCGAGCGGGTGCAGGCGGAACAGCGACTGCGCGATCAAGAGGCACAGGTGCGGGCGCTTGTGGATGCCGCGCTTGATGGTGTAGTCATGCTGGACCAGGAGGGCAACGTGACCCTGTGGAACAAGGCGGCGGCGCACATATTCGGTTATGGCGCTGAGGAGATTGTGGGGCGCAACCTGCACGCGGTGCTGGTGCCGGACGAACTGCGCGCGGCGCACGATGCCGCCTTTGCCCGCTTCCGCGCCACAGGGCAAGGCGCGGCCATCGGCAAGACACTGGAGTTGAACGCCCTCCGCAAGGACGGCTCCCAGTTCCCCATTGAGCTGTCGCTGTCCGCCGTGCAGTTCAAGGGTGCCTGGCATGCCATCGGCATAGTGCGGGATATCAGCGAGCGCAAGGCCATGGAAGCACGCCTGCGCGAAAGCGAGGAACGTTATCGCGCCTTGTTCGACCGCTCGATGGACTGTGTATTCCTGCATGACTTTGAAGGCAAATTCTTGGACGCCAACCCTGCGACCCTGAAGCTCTTCGGCTACAAGGAGGAGGAAGTCCAATCCCTCGCATTCCAGGATGTGCTGGATCCCCAGCAATTGCCTTTGGCGCTGCAGACATTAGACGAGCTGGTGAAGACTGGTCAGCAGTGTGCCACTACTGAGTTCCGCGTGCGACGTAAGGATGGCACCTATGTGGACGTGGAAACCACTTCTTCAGTGATCGTGCGTGATGGCAAACCGTACGCCGTCCAGGGGATAGCCCGCGACGTTACCGAGCGTAAACGGCTGGAAGAGGAACTGCGCTGGGGTTATCAGTCGCTGGCGGCGCTCAATGAGTTGCTGTCCCTGTCGCTGTCGCAGGTGCCTTTGGATACACTGCTGGAATGGGCCCTGCAGAGGGTCACCCAGGTGCAATTGCTGTCGGTGGAAGCGAGGGGCGCAATCTTCTTGGCCGAGCCTGGCGAACAGGTACTGCGCCTGCGGGCACAGGTGGGGATGGCGCCTCCGGTGCTGGCGGCCTGCGCGCGCGTGCCTTTTGGCCGCTGCCTGTGTGGGCGCGCCGCCAAGGAAGCAACCCTCATCACTGCCGACCGTGTGGACGAGCGCCATGAGGTCAGTTACGAAGGGATAACGCATCACGGCCACTGTTGCCTGCCGATCAAATCCGGAGGGCGGGTGCTGGGCATCCTGAACCTGTACCTGCAGGAGGGTCTAGCCCTCGAGCCGCGCCAGGTTGAGTTCTTGCAGGCGGTGGCGGACGTGCTGGCAGGCATTGTGGATCGTCGCCGCGCAGAGGAGCAAATCAAACAGGCCTTGGAGGAAAAGACCGTGCTCCTCAAGGAGATCCACCACCGGGTGAAGAACAACATGCAAGTCATCTCTAGCATGCTGCGCCTGCAGGCAGGCTACCTCAGCGATGCGCAGGCGTTAGAGGCCCTCAACGAATGCCAGAACCGCGTAAAGACCATGGCCCTCATCCATGAGAAACTATACCAGTCCAAGAACTTGGCCATGATCGACTTTGGCGAGTACCTGCACAGTCTCGCTGGGCAGGTGGTGCGCTCCTATGGCCAGCGTGCCGCCGAAGTCCAGACCAGGGTGGAAGTTGAAGACATCTTCCTGGCCGTAGATACTGGCATCCCCTGCGGGTTGATCGTCAACGAGTTGTTGTCGAATGCCCTTAAGCACGCTTTTCCTGACGGCAAAGGGACGGTGGTGGTGAGCATGAGTCGATCTAACGGCCAGTACGTGATGAGTGTGGCCGATGACGGAGTCGGTTTTCCCAAAAAGATTGATTTTCGGAATACGGATTCCCTTGGCTTGCAATTGGTGAACACGCTGGTGGGCCAACTGGAAGGGAACCTGGAATTGATCAGCAATGGAAGGGGCACTGAGTTCCGCATCACGTTTGCGGCGCATGACCATTGA
- a CDS encoding PAS domain-containing protein, whose amino-acid sequence MMESVNRGSKRPRWMRQAGSSEREVQGEAGKHVPVRLCVLLILSVAANGTAHVIPKGFSHLGVAEGLSQSMVYCIAQDSMGFVWFGTEDGLNRYDGYAVRVFRSDPRKSGYARANPLINIYALSADRRGGLWIGSYGGGLSYYDPAADTIRTLTHSPGDSAGLSSNNVGGLWVDRDGFVWIATLGGGLSRLDPATGSFVHYRADALDPHALSSDYVRCVYEDDAGRLWVGTEGYGLCLLERGTGLFTRYRHDARNPKSLVDDYVRGICGSRRGTLWLATDGGLEEFDPEEGVFVHHLGRTRPSRDIPTERLWTVHEDDQGTVWYGTRGGGLVRYDPATGHALRYAPDPKDPASLRSDIIWSLLQDRNGVLWVGTMNGVSTFKGHLSKFALYRHDPDNPSSLCDNSVRAFLEDRLGDLWVGTDNGLSRMRRRGTGQVEFQSYFLDMTPFSATTGRRVFALAEDSLGHVWVGTYGGGLVRITRSTGSMRRYRANPSDPTALPGDYIRALYCDRRGVLWVGTTDGLARLEPGGTGFRRFRAAEGDSASLSSNWVSAICEADSVSLWVGTREGLNLFDRRTGRCRRYLHREDDPQSLSTDYVISLYPDAQGTLWVGTLGGGLNRLDPGTGKCVVYTERDGLANNVVYGILADRRGRLWLSTNNGLSVFDPAPGTFRNYDIADGLQSNEFNAGAYLAGRDGTMYFGGVEGFNAFVPERIQNDPTPPVVLLTGFSLFNQPVPVGRPYNGRVVLDRPIGQTSFLHLHHTDRVITFEYTGLHFVCPLRITYAYKMEGFDPDWNYVGSRRHATYTNLPPGKYQFKVKAANMDGVWSQPRVVVAVEVMPPLWDTWWFKTGAVVVFALLGFAAVQWRTRAVIRRNAELEARVEQRTAELRKANAELNAEVSERRRAEVALRESEDHLRTLVDSTVAGIITIDAKTHKVVGVNRAAAGLIGLPEEQILGKPCHQFLCPTEPGQCPVTDLGRELDYAESTLLTAHGEALPIIKTVVTVRRRGKTLLVESFLNVATLKQVEQALRAEREQLISVMDSISEPIYVVDMDTYEILFANRALQRAFNIPLVGGICYRNFQGYDAPCSFCTNDRIRQLNGEPYEWDYHNPVLDRDFHLVDRVIRWPDGRSVRFEMAIDVTERNRAMEKLTASLKEKEVLLKEIHHRVKNNMQVISSMLRLQAGYIQDPQALELFQESQNRVKSMALIHEKLYQSQDLARIDFADYLRNLTSHLFRSYSGRPDVTLNVEVGDVHLSVETGIPCGLIVNELVSNALKHAFPGGRSGQITVSLQRNNGTYVLSVKDDGVGFPKDVDFRNTPSLGLQLVNTLTTQLEGSVELISNGVGTEFRIQFPAEERG is encoded by the coding sequence ATGATGGAGAGCGTCAATCGCGGAAGTAAGAGACCGCGCTGGATGCGGCAAGCAGGGTCTTCTGAGCGCGAAGTGCAAGGGGAGGCGGGCAAACATGTCCCGGTCAGGCTTTGTGTGCTCTTGATCCTTAGTGTAGCGGCCAACGGCACGGCCCACGTCATTCCCAAGGGCTTCAGCCACCTGGGCGTGGCGGAGGGTTTGTCCCAGAGCATGGTTTATTGTATTGCTCAGGACAGCATGGGGTTCGTCTGGTTCGGCACCGAAGACGGCTTGAACCGCTACGACGGTTACGCCGTGCGCGTGTTCCGTTCCGACCCACGCAAGTCCGGTTACGCCCGTGCAAATCCGCTCATCAACATCTATGCGCTCTCCGCCGATCGTCGGGGGGGCCTGTGGATCGGCTCCTACGGAGGGGGCCTGAGCTACTACGATCCAGCTGCCGACACGATCCGGACCTTAACCCATTCACCGGGGGACAGTGCCGGCCTCAGCAGCAACAACGTGGGCGGTCTGTGGGTGGACCGGGACGGGTTTGTCTGGATAGCCACGCTGGGGGGTGGCTTGAGCCGGTTAGATCCTGCGACCGGTTCCTTTGTCCACTACCGTGCCGACGCCCTCGATCCCCACGCGCTCAGTAGTGACTACGTGCGTTGCGTGTACGAAGACGATGCAGGCCGCCTCTGGGTCGGCACTGAGGGGTATGGTTTGTGCCTCTTGGAACGGGGCACGGGTCTGTTCACACGCTACCGCCACGATGCTCGCAACCCAAAGAGCTTGGTCGACGACTATGTGCGGGGCATCTGCGGGAGCCGCAGGGGCACCCTGTGGTTGGCAACCGATGGCGGCCTGGAAGAGTTCGATCCAGAAGAGGGGGTGTTCGTCCACCACCTAGGCCGCACCCGCCCCAGCCGGGACATTCCCACCGAGCGCCTTTGGACGGTGCACGAGGATGACCAGGGTACGGTGTGGTATGGCACACGGGGCGGCGGGCTGGTCAGATATGACCCCGCCACCGGCCATGCCCTGCGTTACGCCCCCGACCCGAAGGACCCCGCTTCCTTACGTAGCGACATCATCTGGAGCCTGCTCCAGGATCGCAACGGGGTGCTTTGGGTCGGCACCATGAACGGCGTGAGCACCTTCAAGGGGCACCTGAGCAAGTTCGCTCTCTACCGCCACGACCCGGATAACCCGAGCTCTTTGTGCGACAACTCCGTGCGTGCCTTTCTGGAGGATCGGCTTGGCGATCTCTGGGTGGGCACCGACAATGGGCTTTCGCGTATGCGGCGCCGTGGCACTGGGCAGGTGGAGTTTCAATCGTATTTCTTGGATATGACGCCCTTTAGCGCCACTACCGGCAGGCGGGTCTTTGCGCTGGCGGAGGACTCGCTCGGCCACGTGTGGGTCGGCACCTACGGCGGAGGTCTGGTCCGCATCACCCGCAGTACAGGGAGCATGAGGCGCTACCGTGCCAATCCCTCTGACCCCACGGCCCTGCCCGGCGACTACATTCGCGCCCTGTATTGCGACCGCCGGGGAGTGCTTTGGGTGGGTACCACCGACGGCCTGGCGCGCCTTGAGCCGGGGGGCACGGGTTTCCGTCGGTTCAGAGCAGCCGAAGGTGACTCTGCCTCACTGAGCAGCAATTGGGTGTCTGCCATCTGCGAGGCGGACTCTGTCTCGCTCTGGGTTGGTACCAGAGAGGGTCTTAACCTTTTTGACCGCCGCACTGGGCGCTGTCGCCGCTACCTCCACCGGGAGGACGACCCGCAGAGCCTGAGCACCGACTATGTGATCTCGCTCTATCCTGACGCGCAGGGCACCCTGTGGGTGGGCACTCTCGGCGGCGGCCTAAACCGGTTGGACCCAGGGACCGGGAAGTGCGTGGTCTACACCGAGAGGGACGGCCTTGCGAACAATGTAGTGTATGGCATCCTGGCTGACCGTCGGGGACGGCTGTGGCTGAGCACCAACAACGGCCTGAGCGTGTTCGACCCGGCTCCCGGCACATTCCGCAACTACGATATCGCCGACGGGCTGCAGAGCAATGAGTTCAATGCAGGCGCGTATCTGGCCGGCCGCGATGGCACCATGTACTTTGGCGGCGTGGAGGGCTTTAATGCTTTTGTGCCCGAGCGGATCCAGAATGATCCGACTCCTCCGGTGGTGCTGTTGACTGGGTTCAGCCTATTCAACCAACCGGTGCCTGTGGGCAGGCCGTACAACGGGCGGGTTGTACTGGATCGCCCTATTGGCCAGACCAGCTTCCTGCATCTGCACCACACCGACCGTGTGATCACTTTCGAGTACACCGGCCTCCATTTTGTGTGCCCATTGCGCATCACCTATGCCTACAAGATGGAAGGCTTTGACCCAGATTGGAATTACGTAGGTTCGCGGCGGCACGCGACCTACACCAATCTGCCGCCTGGCAAATACCAGTTCAAGGTCAAGGCCGCCAACATGGACGGAGTGTGGAGCCAACCGCGGGTCGTAGTGGCGGTGGAAGTAATGCCGCCGTTGTGGGACACATGGTGGTTCAAGACGGGTGCAGTCGTTGTGTTCGCCCTCCTTGGGTTTGCCGCCGTGCAATGGCGGACGCGCGCAGTCATCAGACGTAATGCCGAGCTAGAAGCACGGGTGGAGCAGAGGACGGCCGAGCTGCGCAAGGCCAATGCCGAGCTGAACGCGGAGGTCAGTGAGCGACGGCGCGCAGAAGTGGCCCTCCGCGAGAGCGAAGACCATCTTCGCACCCTGGTGGACTCCACTGTGGCAGGCATCATCACCATTGACGCCAAAACGCACAAAGTGGTGGGCGTCAACCGTGCCGCTGCCGGGCTCATCGGACTGCCGGAGGAGCAGATCCTCGGCAAACCCTGCCATCAGTTCTTGTGTCCGACCGAACCTGGCCAATGCCCAGTGACCGACCTGGGTCGCGAGCTGGATTATGCGGAAAGCACGCTCCTGACGGCACACGGGGAAGCGCTGCCGATCATCAAGACGGTGGTGACCGTGCGGCGGCGAGGCAAAACGTTGCTGGTGGAGAGTTTCCTGAACGTTGCCACCCTCAAACAGGTGGAGCAGGCCCTGCGGGCGGAGCGGGAGCAGCTCATCTCCGTGATGGACAGCATCAGCGAACCTATCTATGTGGTGGACATGGACACGTATGAAATTCTGTTCGCCAACAGAGCGCTGCAACGCGCATTCAACATACCGCTGGTGGGAGGCATTTGCTACCGGAATTTTCAAGGATACGATGCCCCATGCTCCTTCTGTACCAATGACCGCATCCGTCAGCTCAACGGCGAACCCTACGAATGGGACTACCACAATCCGGTCCTGGACCGCGATTTCCACCTGGTGGACAGGGTCATTCGCTGGCCCGACGGACGGTCTGTGCGCTTCGAGATGGCTATCGATGTTACCGAGCGCAATCGTGCCATGGAAAAGCTGACCGCATCCCTCAAGGAAAAAGAGGTCCTGCTCAAGGAGATTCACCACCGGGTCAAAAACAACATGCAGGTGATCTCCTCGATGTTGCGGCTGCAGGCGGGGTACATCCAGGACCCGCAGGCCCTGGAGCTCTTCCAGGAGAGCCAGAACCGCGTCAAGTCCATGGCCCTCATCCACGAGAAGCTTTATCAGTCGCAGGATCTAGCACGCATCGACTTTGCGGACTATCTGCGCAACCTCACCAGTCACTTGTTCCGCTCCTACAGCGGTCGGCCGGATGTGACTCTGAACGTCGAGGTCGGCGATGTACATCTGAGCGTGGAGACCGGAATCCCCTGCGGCTTGATCGTCAATGAGCTGGTCTCCAACGCCCTCAAACACGCCTTCCCCGGAGGCAGAAGCGGCCAGATCACGGTGAGCCTGCAGCGCAACAATGGCACCTATGTGCTGAGCGTGAAGGACGACGGGGTCGGTTTTCCAAAGGACGTGGATTTTCGCAATACACCTTCGCTGGGCCTACAGCTCGTCAACACGCTCACGACGCAGTTGGAAGGCTCAGTGGAGCTGATTAGCAACGGGGTCGGAACGGAGTTCCGTATCCAGTTTCCGGCAGAGGAAAGGGGATAG